In Helianthus annuus cultivar XRQ/B chromosome 8, HanXRQr2.0-SUNRISE, whole genome shotgun sequence, a single genomic region encodes these proteins:
- the LOC110870167 gene encoding uncharacterized protein LOC110870167, giving the protein MDPFNNPDTPNTPSNNPNTPNNPTQPNVFSVPGYYPTLEPNQFSQFSSNAFASFQHSPNQFTQMSQNQAHQQMMMRGAWNFPPVQPQPIPTPPVQPQPIPTPPVQSDPEDDVEIVPETQPPKGKGKRNKGKQVAGDQASKPKAIKWTPIEEEALAKAFIGTSDNPVKGNNQPGDGFWSKVLTKFLAMMDQGPYRDIDSVSSKWRKLNSTVNRFCEEYNKLYTSDRRSGWNDEDVFKMALEKYKQNHDEYNVREPERPPGRDKTKKERAKGKGKEKVDPNMVEFMEHLKVYNDISAQKSKAKERAVEEKSRASDEKLKEKVRLSNEKIRISDEKIRLKEWEIMMMNVENEPEPKRSMLKKLQNDIMKKHQII; this is encoded by the exons ATGGATCCGTTCAACAACCCGGATACTCCCAACACTCCTTCGAACAACCCGAATACTCCCAACAATCCGACCCAACCAAATGTTTTTTCGGTTCCGGGATATTATCCAACGctagaaccgaaccaattctcCCAATTTTCATCGAACGCGTTTGCTTCATTCCAACATTCGCCCAACCAATTCACTCAAATGTCCCAAAATCAAGCTCATCAACAAATGATGATGCGGGGTGCTTGGAACTTTCCACCCGTTCAACCTCAACCGATCCCCACACCCCCCGTTCAACCCCAACCGATCCCCACACCCCCCGTTCAATCCGACCCCGAAGACGATGTGGAGATTGTGCCCGAAACCCAACCGCCTAAAGGGAAAGGAAAACGAAACAAAGGGAAACAAGTAGCGGGTGATCAAGCGTCGAAACCGAAGGCGATAAAATGGACCCCAATCGAAGAAGAAGCCTTAGCCAAGGCTTTCATTGGCACTTCCGACAACCCGGTAAAAG gtAATAACCAACCGGGTGACGGGTTTTGGTCCAAGGTATTGACCAAGTTTCTCGCCATGATGGACCAAGGCCCGTATAGAGATATCGACTCGGTTTCCTCCAAGTGGCGAAAATTGAACTCGACCGTTAATCGGTTTTGCGAGGAGTATAACAAATTATATACAAGTGACCGTCGTAGCGGGTGGAACGACGAAGATGTGTTCAAAATGGCATTGGAAAAGTATAAACAAAATCATG ACGAGTATAACGTACGTGAACCCGAGCGTCCACCGGGCCGAGACAAAACAAAGAAGGAGCGGGCCAAGGGAAAAGGAAAGGAAAAGGTGGACCCGAACATGGTTGAGTTTATGGAACACCTAAAAGTGTACAACGACATATCGGCCCAAAAGTCGAAGGCGAAGGAGCGGGCCGTCGAAGAAAAAAGTCGTGCATCGGACgagaagttaaaagaaaaggtCCGATTGTCGAATGAGAAAATCCGAATCTCCGATGAAAAAATTCGGCTTAAGGAATGGGAAATAATGATGATGAATGTCGAGAACGAACCCGAGCcgaaacgttcgatgttgaaaaaactaCAAAACGACATCATGAAAAAGCATCAAATTATTtaa
- the LOC110870168 gene encoding protein FAR1-RELATED SEQUENCE 5-like, producing the protein MSSSNSADNISKWEERVCINSGRKFFKPKVSGSITPAVGMFFKSFDEAFAFYQRYALAAGFSARKNTSWTNVNGLVKIRYIVCSKEGFHVSKEIDSGSVENSKKIVRRNRGSKRVGCNAHVKLILENNNMYKIYYFEEEHNHIFVEDEDIHFLPAARSIDYVKESFISGLSAINIGPVKAFNIMKTMYGGFGEVGASKVDCKNYRRDLNLYIGEYDAEMVVRRLIRKKECCPGFTCDYVIGEDRRLKGLFWADEQSKKNYTVFGDIFGFDATYKSNKYDLVFVPFTGIDNHYRNVTFGGALLGSETADSYRWLLRCFVNAFGSEPKVVVTDQDAAMKRAIKDVLSSRHRLCMWHIWEKLKTKVGPVLSANTDFNTRMTHVVWNDTISPEDFETEWHSIMSTFGLENHEWLKDMYDLRFDWIPAYYHGEDLAGLMRTTSRCESENYFFGQICNPRCTLVEFFTHFETAMDIQRHEHRRNDHDTRYIESKPWSDFVLEKQASELYTKTIFKDIQIEIDAAITKCMSKSLDIVGDVQYFEIKDFRQPCTSFLKVQYSKQEDGLTISCSCKRFEQFGILCRHIFYVLRYDDINEFPRRYVHRRWMRDVVSVGSNHSNIRFDEIGRNSEIDKVYREIVVANEYVVNRLVGDIDELCRYRDHIKSYIDKADEVMVAAPPPSRKERFAEIGGNIEKSDSIIRVPIKTRTKGCGVQKRIKSNREIAIQKSSKIQKSCRVCGEKGHNSRTCKDKVSSNAIGSSNAM; encoded by the exons ATGTCTTCTTCAAACTCTGCTG ATAACATTTCCAAGTGGGAGGAACGTGTATGCATAAACAGTGGAAGAAAGTTTTTCAAACCTAAAGTCAGTGGATCCATTACACCTGCTGTTGGAATGTTTTTTAAGTCATTTGATGAGGCTTTTGCGTTTTATCAGAGATATGCACTTGCTGCAGGTTTTTCTGCAAGAAAAAATACTTCTTGGACAAATGTAAATGGTTTAgtgaaaataagatatattgTCTGTTCAAAAGAAGGATTTCATGTTAGCAAAGAAAtagattctggttcagttgagaaTAGTAAAAAGATTGTTAGACGTAATAGAGGTTCAAAAAGAGTTGGATGCAATGCTCATGTGAAATTAATATTAGAGAACAATAATATGTATAAAATCTACTACTTTGAAGAAGAACATAATCATATCTTTGTGGAAGATGAAGATATTCATTTCTTGCCGGCTGCACGAAGTATCGATTATGTGAAAGAAAGTTTTATATCTGGATTGTCAGCAATCAATATTGGACCTGTTAAAGCATTCAATATTATGAAAACAATGTATGGTGGTTTTGGTGAAGTTGGTGCTAGTAAAGTTGATTGTAAGAATTATAGAAGGGATTTGAATCTTTATATCGGAGAGTATGATGCAGAAATGGTAGTTAGGCGTCTTATTAGGAAGAAAGAATGCTGTCCGGGTTTCacatgtgattatgttattggtgaagatagaagattgaaaGGGCTTTTCTGGGCTGATGAgcaatcaaaaaaaaattatacagtTTTTGGTGACATATTTGGTTTTGATGCTACTTATAAATCAAACAA GTATGATTTGGTTTTTGTTCCATTTACTGGTATTGATAATCATTATAGGAATGTCACATTTGGTGGTGCATTACTTGGTTCGGAGACTGCAGATTCTTATAGATGGCTTTTAAGGTGTTTTGTTAATGCTTTTGGAAGTGAGCCTAAAGTTGTTGTTACTGATCAAGATGCTGCAATGAAGAGAGCTATTAAGGATGTACTTTCAAGTAGGCATAGGTTATGTATGTGGCACATATGGGAGAAATTGAAGACAAAG GTTGGTCCTGTTTTGTCTGCAAACACTGATTTTAATACAAGAATGACTCATGTTGTTTGGAATGATACTATTAGTCCAGAAGATTTTGAAACTGAGTGGCATTCAATAATGTCTACTTTTGGATTGGAAAATCATGAGTGGTTAAAAGATATGTACGATCTTCGATTTGACTGGATTCCTGCTTATTACCATGGAGAGGATTTGGCTGGTCTTATGCGTACTACTTCGAGATGTGAAAGCGAGAATTACTTCTTTGGTCAGATTTGCAATCCAAGATGTACACTTGTTGAATTTTTCACTCATTTTGAGACTGCAATGGATATTCAAAGGCATGAGCATAGGAGGAATGATCATGATACAAGGTATATTGAGTCTAAGCCCTGGAGTGACTTTGTATTGGAGAAACAAGCATCAGAATTATACACCAAAACAATTTTTAAGGATATTCAGATTGAAATTGATGCTGCCATTACAAAGTGTATGTCAAAGTCTCTTGATATTGTGGGTGATGTTCAATATTTTGAAATAAAGGATTTCAGACAGCCATGCACATCTTTTTTGAag GTGCAATACAGCAAACAAGAAGATGGATTAACAATAAGTTGTTCTTGCAAACGGTTTGAACAATTTGGTATATTATGCCGGCATATATTTTACGTTTTACGGTATGATGATATAAATGAGTTTCCTAGAAGATATGTTCATAGAAGATGGATGAGAGATGTTGTTTCTGTTGGATCAAATCATTCAAATATTCGGTTTGATGAAATTGGTAGGAATAGTGAAATTgataaagtttatagagaaatcGTTGTTGCAAATGAGTATGTGGTTAATAGGCTGGTTGGCGATATAGATGAGTTGTGTCGTTACAGGGAtcatattaaaagttatattgaTAAAGCGGATGAGGTTATGGTTGCTGCGCCGCCTCCTAGTCGCAAAGAAAGATTTGCTGAAATTGGAGGGAACATAGAAAAATCAGATTCTATTATTCGTGTGCCGATCAAAACAAGGACCAAAGGATGCGGTGTACAAAAAAGGATCAAGTCAAATCGTGAGATTGCAATTCAGAAATCATCAAAGATCCAGAAATCGTGCCGTGTATGTGGTGAAAAAGGACATAACAGTCGCACATGTAAAGATAAGGTTTCTTCTAATGCTATAGGTTCTAGCAATGCAATGTAA